A section of the Deinococcus taeanensis genome encodes:
- the deoC gene encoding deoxyribose-phosphate aldolase yields MKLSSYIDHTLLKPTATRSDIVQLCAEAREHAFYAVCINPVFLPLAKEELAGSDVKVATVCGFPLGAVSSEQKAVEARLSVEAGADEVDMVIHIGAALAGDWEAVEADVRAVRRAVPDAVLKVILETCYLNEAQKRRATEAAVLGGADFVKTSTGFGTGGATLEDVRLMAEVIAGRAQIKAAGGVRTTADAQAMIEAGATRLGTSGGVALVAGERTGEGY; encoded by the coding sequence GTGAAGCTTTCTTCCTACATTGATCACACGCTGCTGAAACCCACTGCCACGCGCAGTGACATTGTTCAACTGTGCGCCGAGGCCCGTGAGCATGCGTTCTACGCCGTGTGTATCAATCCCGTGTTTCTTCCGCTGGCGAAAGAGGAACTGGCCGGATCGGACGTGAAGGTCGCCACGGTGTGCGGTTTTCCGCTGGGGGCCGTGAGCAGTGAACAGAAGGCCGTGGAGGCCCGCCTGAGCGTCGAGGCCGGAGCGGACGAGGTGGACATGGTGATTCACATCGGCGCGGCCCTGGCAGGCGACTGGGAGGCTGTGGAGGCGGACGTCCGCGCCGTGCGCCGCGCGGTGCCGGACGCAGTGCTGAAGGTCATTCTTGAAACCTGCTACCTGAACGAGGCGCAGAAGCGCAGGGCCACCGAGGCGGCGGTGCTGGGCGGAGCAGACTTCGTGAAGACCAGTACGGGCTTCGGAACGGGCGGCGCCACGCTGGAGGACGTGCGGCTGATGGCAGAAGTGATCGCGGGACGGGCGCAGATCAAGGCGGCGGGCGGCGTGCGCACGACAGCGGACGCGCAGGCCATGATTGAGGCGGGGGCGACGCGGCTGGGCACATCGGGTGGCGTGGCGCTGGTGGCGGGCGAGCGGACAGGCGAGGGGTACTGA
- a CDS encoding prepilin-type N-terminal cleavage/methylation domain-containing protein — MRTRTHGLTLVEILVGLALLGIIMAAVLSLQVGTFRSASDIQGGADQLRELQISSGYLTDRVRTASAVSTSLTVNGTTCTMTPAAGEYPCFAVVVGEIRQVGSTPLFAPNTYLYLAYRFVPRSSLTVSAKTPDSWADSNTLALMEYRSVFCGPTASVTCATATPPPTGSVAIPTVVPSTLTGMTEAVIADRVTLADAAGTFTPFAYNATKGEFTIRFRQAQRVNGKTVYTPPGGPMTVVIQRRN, encoded by the coding sequence ATGAGAACGCGCACCCATGGATTGACGCTGGTCGAGATTCTGGTTGGCCTGGCGCTGCTGGGGATCATCATGGCCGCCGTCCTGTCGCTGCAGGTGGGCACCTTCCGCAGTGCGTCGGACATTCAGGGCGGCGCCGACCAGCTGCGCGAACTGCAGATCAGCAGCGGGTACCTGACCGACCGCGTGCGCACGGCCAGCGCGGTCAGCACCAGTCTCACCGTGAACGGGACCACCTGCACCATGACACCCGCCGCCGGGGAGTACCCCTGCTTTGCCGTGGTGGTCGGGGAGATCCGGCAGGTGGGCAGCACCCCCCTGTTTGCTCCGAACACCTACCTGTACCTGGCGTACCGGTTCGTTCCACGCTCCTCCCTGACGGTCAGTGCGAAAACGCCCGACTCCTGGGCGGACAGCAACACGCTCGCTCTGATGGAGTACCGCTCGGTCTTCTGCGGGCCGACTGCCTCTGTGACCTGTGCCACGGCCACTCCCCCACCCACGGGCTCCGTGGCGATTCCTACCGTTGTGCCGAGCACACTGACGGGCATGACCGAGGCTGTGATCGCGGACCGCGTTACGCTGGCAGACGCAGCTGGCACCTTCACGCCGTTCGCCTACAACGCCACAAAGGGTGAATTCACGATCAGGTTCCGGCAGGCGCAGCGGGTGAACGGGAAGACGGTGTACACGCCGCCGGGCGGGCCGATGACGGTGGTAATTCAACGCCGCAACTAA
- a CDS encoding type II secretion system protein: protein MIHPNRTQGVTLIELLVAMAILGIIVSTVLAIIPRLYQVNRTNVQAQLASTYARTVMESVRSHWLVPVYPIPTSGDLYPNFTSGTLPSPLPTAPSGLTCAAPTVTAEGTASPVGRRTISVTCTSNSNTTQKFTFVGQFGRPE, encoded by the coding sequence GTGATCCACCCGAACCGCACCCAGGGCGTCACCCTTATTGAACTGCTCGTCGCGATGGCCATCCTCGGCATTATCGTCAGCACCGTGCTGGCGATCATTCCCCGCCTGTACCAGGTCAACCGCACCAACGTTCAGGCGCAACTCGCCAGCACCTACGCCCGGACGGTCATGGAAAGCGTGCGCAGTCACTGGCTCGTCCCGGTGTACCCCATACCCACCAGCGGGGACCTCTACCCCAACTTCACCAGTGGCACGCTGCCCTCCCCTCTCCCCACGGCGCCCTCCGGTCTGACGTGTGCCGCTCCCACTGTCACCGCGGAAGGCACCGCTTCACCGGTGGGCCGCCGCACCATCTCGGTCACCTGCACCTCAAATTCCAACACCACCCAGAAGTTCACGTTCGTCGGTCAGTTCGGCAGGCCCGAATGA
- a CDS encoding pilus assembly FimT family protein, producing the protein MKPSGFSLMELLLVIAIIGIISAVTLPNYLSYRKRTQQDQLTQQFVTNANSARFNAKRLGQCQGLKYVSSSSYQLLSYTTPNCTDTPTAVTYTLPATFTLAQTSTGDTVQFLPPYGTNYGTSTGAAPLSVTITNGTRVSKISVTNVMGRVIVQ; encoded by the coding sequence ATGAAACCGTCCGGATTCTCGCTCATGGAGCTGCTGCTGGTGATCGCCATCATCGGCATCATCAGCGCTGTGACACTCCCGAATTACCTGAGTTACCGCAAACGCACGCAGCAGGACCAGCTGACGCAGCAATTCGTCACGAACGCCAACAGCGCCCGGTTCAACGCCAAACGGCTCGGGCAGTGCCAGGGCCTGAAGTACGTCAGTTCCAGCAGCTACCAGTTGCTGAGCTACACCACCCCAAACTGCACCGACACGCCCACCGCCGTGACCTACACCCTGCCGGCCACGTTCACCCTTGCCCAGACGTCCACCGGTGACACCGTGCAGTTCCTGCCGCCCTACGGCACGAACTACGGCACATCGACCGGGGCCGCGCCGCTCAGCGTGACCATCACCAACGGCACCCGGGTCAGCAAAATCTCGGTGACCAATGTCATGGGCCGGGTGATCGTCCAGTGA
- a CDS encoding peroxiredoxin translates to MTDAAASEPMVGQPFPNFSLSDAHGQTHTLGTYAGRYVVLYVYPKDDTPGCTKEACDFRDNALLRTHGAVILGVSADDAESHASFAEKYSLPFPLLSDPGAAFLRSVGSYGTKNMYGKVTEGIKRQTFLIGPDGQLVKAWLAVKVDGHADHVAAAIEKDRVGRGEG, encoded by the coding sequence ATGACAGACGCAGCGGCCAGTGAACCCATGGTGGGTCAGCCCTTCCCGAACTTCTCGCTGAGCGATGCCCACGGGCAGACCCACACCCTGGGCACCTACGCGGGCCGGTACGTGGTGCTGTACGTGTACCCGAAAGATGACACGCCGGGCTGCACGAAAGAAGCCTGTGACTTCCGCGACAACGCCCTGCTCCGGACGCACGGCGCGGTCATCCTGGGGGTCAGTGCCGACGACGCGGAGAGTCACGCGAGCTTCGCGGAAAAGTACAGTCTGCCGTTCCCGCTGCTGAGCGACCCGGGCGCGGCGTTCCTGCGGTCAGTCGGGTCGTACGGCACGAAGAACATGTACGGCAAGGTGACCGAAGGCATCAAGCGACAGACCTTCCTGATCGGTCCGGACGGCCAGCTGGTGAAGGCCTGGCTGGCAGTTAAGGTGGACGGGCACGCCGATCACGTGGCGGCGGCCATTGAGAAGGACCGCGTCGGGCGGGGTGAGGGGTGA
- the rpiA gene encoding ribose 5-phosphate isomerase A has protein sequence MSNLEGLKKEAAVRAVALVRSGDRVGLGTGSTAKYAIEEIGRRLQSGELSGVVGVATSEASDVLARQVGIPVENLDPRPLDIAIDGADEIAPNLDLIKGLGGALLREKLTEIQARRFIVIADHTKVVTRIGEKSALPVEIARFGFLSTIERLRAILPAGRLRQAGAQPYLTDNGNLIFDAQIPAGVDVAALERQLKGTLGVVETGLFLGMAERAFVASPDGVTELTPR, from the coding sequence GTGAGCAACCTGGAAGGATTGAAGAAGGAAGCGGCCGTCCGGGCAGTGGCGCTGGTCCGCAGCGGGGACCGTGTGGGGCTGGGGACAGGTAGCACCGCGAAGTACGCCATCGAGGAGATTGGCCGCAGGCTACAGTCCGGCGAACTCAGCGGCGTGGTCGGCGTGGCGACCAGCGAAGCGAGCGACGTCCTGGCGCGTCAGGTGGGCATTCCGGTGGAGAACCTGGACCCGCGCCCGCTGGATATCGCCATTGACGGCGCGGATGAGATCGCGCCGAACCTTGACCTGATCAAGGGGCTGGGGGGGGCGCTGCTGCGGGAGAAACTCACGGAGATTCAGGCGCGGCGGTTCATCGTGATTGCCGACCACACGAAGGTCGTGACGCGCATTGGTGAGAAGTCCGCGCTGCCGGTCGAAATTGCGCGTTTCGGATTCCTGAGCACCATCGAACGCCTGCGGGCGATTCTTCCGGCCGGGCGATTGCGTCAGGCCGGCGCGCAGCCCTACCTCACGGACAACGGCAACCTCATCTTTGACGCGCAGATCCCTGCGGGAGTCGACGTCGCCGCCCTGGAACGTCAGCTTAAGGGCACGCTGGGTGTGGTGGAGACCGGGCTGTTCCTGGGTATGGCGGAACGGGCGTTCGTGGCGTCCCCGGACGGCGTGACGGAACTCACGCCCCGCTGA